In one window of Toxotes jaculatrix isolate fToxJac2 chromosome 10, fToxJac2.pri, whole genome shotgun sequence DNA:
- the LOC121188102 gene encoding protocadherin alpha-C2-like produces MRSFVTMESCKRYVLLVALFSFVRNASTSVTHYSIPEEMKEGSVVANLATDLSLDVKTLNQRKMRVDIIANKRYLDVKKETGELYIVEKIDREYICPAKSSCYLRLEVILENPLRIFNIEVEILDMNDNAPQFRREAIHLDISEATPKGERFSLSNAVDSDVGGNSVKTYHLSESDYFNIEVQTGREGSKFADLILTKTLDREQQAVHNLILTAVDGGTPARSGTASVIVHVSDTNDNAPAFDKATYDVEIMENSPIGSLVIHLNATDLDEGSNSDITYSYSLYTSEKTQETFNLNPSTGEITVKGMLNYEDFRIYDMEVIATDHGANTLSGQCTIKIVVEDMNDNHPEISIKSFQSPVNENIALDTVIAVVSVSDKDSGDNGVVDLHIPDKMPFKLRESSDNYYELVVSEPLDREKVPEYDVTFTVTDRGSPPLSDNETMTLELLDVNDNVPQFPQSFYTIRVMENNAPGALLSSLTAFDPDLHENQYLVYFILEKEIANTSMSMLFSINPENGNLYALKTFDYEIEKEFLFHIEARDSGSPPLSSNVTVHIIIVDQNDNAPVIVSPWRAHGSVVEEKIPRSTDKGSLVAKVIALDTDSVHNSRITYQFLQVTDATLFSLDQYNGEIRTMRMFSYRDPRHQRLVVIAKDNGEPALSATVTIKLSTVETAVKAYSDMTEVPLEYDIFSDLNLYLVIGLGSVSFLLLITILVTIVLKCQKPKASKAAPPCRNSVISERNSTIADSTLVSNDAYWYSLFLAETRKGKLVVRQPVPKGSRYIVSSIPRGTGLTETSDSAASTLQVGILSMARNFNITGNLHYKH; encoded by the exons ATGCGATCGTTCGTAACAATGGAGTCTTGTAAAAGGTACGTGCTGCTCgttgctcttttttctttcgtTCGTAACGCATCGACCTCAGTGACTCATTATTCAATACCcgaggaaatgaaagaaggatCAGTTGTAGCAAACCTTGCTACTGATCTCAGCCTggatgtgaaaacactgaatcagaGGAAGATGCGTGTGGATATCATTGCAAATAAGAGATATCTGGATGTGAAAAAAGAGACTGGTGAGCTCTATATTGTTGAGAAAATAGATAGGGAATATATTTGTCCTGCGAAGTCATCTTGCTATCTCAGACTGGAGGTGATACTGGAAAATCCACTACGAATATTTAACATAGAAGTAGAAATTCTGGATATGAACGACAACGCCCCACAGTTTCGAAGAGAGGCCATACACTTAGACATATCTGAAGCGACGCCAAAAGGCGAGAGATTCTCTCTCAGCAATGCAGTCGATTCTGATGTCGGAGGTAATTCAGTTAAAACGTACCATCTGAGTGAAAGTGATTATTTTAATATTGAGgttcagacaggaagagaagggTCGAAATTTGCTGATTTGATCTTAACAAAGACTTTAGACCGAGAGCAGCAGGCTGTTCATAATTTAATACTCACAGCTGTAGATGGAGGCACACCTGCTCGATCAGGCACTGCCAGTGTTATAGTTCATGTTTCGGACACAAATGATAACGCTCCTGCCTTTGACAAAGCGACTTATGATGTTGAAATAATGGAAAATTCCCCCATTGGAAGCCTCGTTATTCATCTCAATGCAACAGACTTAGATGAGGGGTCAAATTCTGACATAACTTACTCATACAGTTTATATacatcagagaaaacacaggaaacatttaATCTGAATCCGTCCACTGGAGAAATTACTGTTAAAGGAATGTTAAACTATGAGGATTTCAGGATTTATGATATGGAAGTTATAGCAACAGACCATGGAGCAAATACTTTATCAGGACAATGTACCATAAAGATTGTGGTTGAAGACATGAATGACAACCACCCAGAAATATCTATTAAATCATTTCAGAGTCCAGTCAATGAAAACATAGCATTGGACACAGTGATAGCTGTAGTTAGTGTGAGTGATAAAGACTCAGGTGATAATGGAGTGGTTGATCTTCATATTCCAGATAAAATGCCTTTCAAACTGAGAGAATCCTCTGATAACTATTATGAATTAGTGGTGTCAGAGCCGTTAGACCGTGAGAAGGTTCCAGAATATGACGTGACCttcactgtgacagacagaggttCTCCTCCTTTATCTGACAATGAAACTATGACTTTAGAGCTGCTGGATGTTAATGACAATGTTCCACAGTTCCCTCAGTCATTTTATACTATACGTGTGATGGAGAATAACGCACCTGGGGCCTTGCTGAGTTCACTCACTGCCTTTGACCCTGACCTCCATGAAAACCAGTATCTAGTTTATTTCATCCTAGAGAAGGAGATAGCAAATACCTCCATGTCCATGCTGTTCTCCATCAATCCAGAGAACGGTAATCTTTACGCTCTAAAAACTTTTGACTATGAGATCGAGAAGGAGTTTCTCTTCCACATCGAGGCCAGAGACTCtggctctcctccactcagcaGTAATGTGACCGTCCACATCATTATTGTGGATCAGAACGACAACGCTCCGGTTATTGTCTCTCCGTGGCGCGCGCACGgctcagtggtggaggaaaagaTCCCCAGATCCACCGATAAAGGCTCTCTGGTTGCCAAGGTGATAGCATTAGACACAGACTCGGTGCACAACTCTCGGATTACCTACCAGTTTCTACAGGTGACTGACGCCACCTTGTTCAGTCTGGACCAGTACAACGGAGAGATCCGGACTATGAGGATGTTCAGTTACAGAGATCCGCGCCACCAGAGACTGGTTGTTATTGCCAAGGACAACGGGGAGCCTGCTCTGTCTGCTACAGTCACCATCAAGCTGTCCACAGTGGAGACTGCTGTTAAGGCCTACTCTGACATGACGGAGGTGCCTCTAGAGTATGACATCTTCTCAGACCTAAACCTGTATTTGGTGATCGGTCTGGGCTCGGTGTCATTTCTCCTGCTCATCACCATACTAGTCACCATCGTGCTCAAGTGCCAGAAACCCAAAGCCAGCAAAGCGGCTCCTCCCTGCAGAAACAGTGTGATCAGTGAGAGGAACTCCACCATCGCAGATTCCACTCTGGTGTCCAACGATGCCTACTGGTACAGTCTGTTTCTAGCAGAGACCAGGAAAGGAAAGCTGGTGGTCAGACAGCCTGTGCCAAAGGGCTCCAGGTACATTGTGTCCAGTATACCAAGAGGCACAGGACTGACAGAGACTAGCGATTCGGCAGCTTCTACTCTGCAGGTAGGAATCTT GTCCATGGCAAGGAATTTCAATATTACTGGAAACCTACATTATAAACACTGA